A genomic window from Nitrospiria bacterium includes:
- a CDS encoding plastocyanin/azurin family copper-binding protein, which yields MKKVFGAILALQAVLTFLPLASATGEEGTVYEVTVIRNTFKLNPQNLTIKVGDTVKWTNTDERKHNLASIPGSGPGDELEIFAVMEPGAVYSHTFKVPGEYPYFCFIHNQMTGKITVEK from the coding sequence ATGAAAAAGGTTTTTGGGGCCATCCTTGCCCTGCAGGCCGTCTTGACCTTTTTGCCGCTTGCGTCCGCCACGGGAGAAGAAGGAACCGTGTACGAGGTGACGGTCATCCGAAACACCTTTAAACTCAATCCGCAAAACCTCACGATCAAGGTCGGGGACACCGTCAAGTGGACGAATACCGATGAGCGCAAACATAACCTGGCCAGCATACCGGGGTCCGGTCCGGGCGACGAACTGGAGATCTTCGCGGTCATGGAACCGGGTGCGGTCTATTCTCATACGTTTAAAGTTCCCGGTGAGTATCCTTATTTCTGTTTCATCCACAATCAAATGACCGGAAAGATCACGGTCGAAAAATAG
- a CDS encoding RHS repeat-associated core domain-containing protein, protein MLNPKSKTDNSRPDPVVQYTYDMGDLATVTDPLGHSSTRIMDSVGRLRSVTNSLGFLTIYDYDPVNQLTRVTDSLGGMTSFSYDPNGNLLSVTDARNGVTGYTYNNMDRLATRTDPLQASESYGYDAEGNLTTFTDRKTQATGFTYDALNRRTQATYADSSTVTYTYDAGNRLTEIADSVSGMITRSYDNLDRLTSETTPQGSVSYTYDAVGRRTSMTVAGQTAVTYTYNNANRLTQITQGTSTVTFTYDAAGRRTSVTMPNGVAQDYTYDAASHLTEIDYWNGTTLLGNLTYTYDAAGNRTQIGGSWARTGLPQAATSATYNAANQMTAFGNQTLTYDANGNLTNDGTNTYTWDARNRLVSMTGASFVYDPLGRRVTKTISGTSTSFLYDGQNPVQELSGATPTANLLTGLGTDQFFTRMDSSGTTALLTDALGSTLALTDPTSTVQTEYTYEPFGRTTTTGSAATNSFQYTDRENDGTGLYYYRARYYSPALQRFISEDPILSLGYKQITQLSADLPTCLKTANRHLFTDPPNPYIYVNNQPLNFIDPTGLEKCSGKTRTVYSKCDQWSCAPLVPPFPLPQMCIRTCICYDETCGQKSNFRPCWQWGAILGPPPPGPT, encoded by the coding sequence ATGTTGAATCCAAAATCTAAAACTGATAATTCAAGACCTGACCCTGTTGTTCAGTATACGTATGATATGGGCGACCTTGCGACCGTGACCGATCCGTTGGGCCATTCCTCGACTCGAATTATGGACAGCGTGGGTCGATTGCGTTCCGTGACAAATTCGCTCGGCTTCCTGACAATCTATGACTACGATCCGGTCAATCAACTGACGAGAGTGACAGATTCACTTGGCGGAATGACCTCATTTTCATACGATCCCAACGGCAATTTATTAAGTGTGACGGATGCGCGAAATGGAGTGACCGGCTATACTTATAACAATATGGATCGGCTCGCAACACGGACCGATCCGCTGCAAGCTTCCGAGAGTTACGGGTATGATGCCGAGGGGAACTTGACGACATTTACGGATCGTAAAACTCAGGCGACGGGCTTCACGTATGACGCCCTGAACCGGAGGACCCAGGCGACGTACGCCGATTCATCCACGGTCACGTACACCTACGACGCCGGGAATCGGCTGACGGAGATCGCGGACTCTGTGTCAGGTATGATTACTCGGAGCTATGATAATCTAGACCGGCTCACTTCCGAGACCACACCACAAGGTAGCGTCAGCTACACGTACGATGCAGTAGGGCGAAGGACAAGCATGACGGTAGCCGGTCAGACAGCCGTGACTTACACTTATAACAATGCCAATCGACTAACGCAGATTACGCAGGGAACATCCACCGTGACGTTTACGTATGACGCAGCCGGTCGTCGAACCAGCGTTACCATGCCGAACGGCGTGGCGCAGGATTATACTTATGACGCTGCATCTCATCTGACAGAAATTGATTATTGGAACGGGACAACCTTATTGGGTAATCTGACGTACACCTACGATGCGGCAGGAAATCGCACCCAGATCGGGGGAAGCTGGGCCAGGACGGGCTTACCGCAGGCAGCAACCTCTGCAACCTATAACGCTGCTAATCAGATGACCGCCTTCGGTAATCAAACTCTTACATACGATGCCAACGGAAATCTAACAAACGACGGGACCAACACTTATACCTGGGATGCACGGAATCGTTTGGTCTCGATGACGGGGGCCAGTTTTGTTTATGATCCGTTAGGTCGGCGTGTGACCAAAACTATCAGCGGTACTTCTACCAGCTTCCTTTACGACGGGCAGAATCCCGTGCAGGAACTCTCCGGAGCCACGCCGACGGCAAATCTCTTGACTGGTCTTGGGACTGACCAATTCTTCACTCGAATGGATTCATCCGGGACCACTGCGTTGCTCACAGACGCCTTGGGTTCTACGTTGGCCCTGACAGATCCCACCAGTACTGTACAGACCGAGTACACATATGAACCGTTTGGACGAACCACCACCACCGGGTCAGCTGCTACCAATTCCTTCCAATACACTGACAGGGAAAATGATGGTACTGGGCTGTATTACTACCGAGCCCGCTACTACAGCCCCGCCTTGCAAAGGTTTATTAGCGAGGATCCGATCCTATCACTTGGTTACAAACAAATAACTCAACTTTCTGCTGATCTCCCAACGTGTTTAAAAACTGCAAACCGACATCTTTTTACCGATCCACCGAATCCTTACATTTACGTCAATAACCAACCATTAAACTTTATAGACCCTACAGGATTAGAAAAATGTTCCGGCAAAACAAGAACGGTTTATTCAAAGTGTGATCAGTGGTCCTGTGCTCCATTAGTTCCTCCATTTCCTTTGCCTCAAATGTGTATTAGAACCTGCATTTGTTATGATGAGACTTGCGGACAGAAGAGCAACTTCCGACCTTGTTGGCAATGGGGGGCAATTTTAGGCCCTCCACCACCTGGGCCTACATAA
- a CDS encoding tetratricopeptide repeat protein has protein sequence MQDNQASAPRSLTRFDRLQPWLWAIPVLLALVVNFNVLQNGFGWDDEAIISNLRPPDSWGSLFLPDPGLPKQTSAYYRPLVSVSYLLDYGLWGNRPFGYHLSVWLAHILNTALVFFLARSLIRFTQTSRHPVAPDAAPLMPQGALPWLSASLFAVHPAHAEAVAWIAGRNDVFCTSFLLASLLLYLRFHRTGRRLLFILSMLAFFFALLTKEIAVGLIVLFPLVEFLATERGQALPWKRLALRFALPLAILGAYFRMRAANLAAPYGPGQPLTASGGKAVEMILAIYGLYLKMLIFPFPHSPFIATLPDSRPFLIASGLILTAATGGFLLAVMRRDRIIGIGLGWTALFLIPAAAVAFQPLAAVSAAERYVYAPSVGFVIVAAWLILKSLRLLRTDSMRVQRQTTIGAALLLLAVIGTGGRETWTRNAVWGSPLTFWEAAVAASPRAALPYSELGIQYARSGRGAEAEALFKKSISILERTVGPMHPDLAKGLNNLAELYRSENRETEAEPIHRRILAIRERTLGPDHWEVAKSLNNLALIYHAQKQYAAAEAFYRRAISIWEKTPSPDPSDLAKILNNLATLYSTEGRYSEAEPLFRQSLRTWEKAYGADYPDSVMSLENYAVLLRQTHREAEAAELEGRANSIRRKQVQGN, from the coding sequence ATGCAGGATAACCAAGCGTCGGCCCCAAGATCCCTCACTCGCTTCGACCGGCTTCAGCCATGGCTTTGGGCGATCCCGGTCCTGCTGGCCTTGGTGGTCAACTTCAACGTGCTTCAAAACGGCTTCGGCTGGGATGATGAAGCGATTATCTCGAACCTCAGACCGCCCGACTCATGGGGGTCCTTGTTCCTGCCCGATCCCGGCCTGCCCAAACAGACCTCCGCTTATTATCGTCCCCTCGTGTCGGTCTCTTATCTTCTGGATTACGGACTCTGGGGAAATCGGCCCTTCGGATATCATCTCTCGGTCTGGTTGGCCCACATCCTGAACACGGCCCTCGTATTCTTTCTGGCCCGAAGCCTGATCCGCTTCACGCAAACTTCCCGGCACCCTGTGGCTCCGGACGCGGCACCGCTCATGCCCCAAGGCGCCTTGCCTTGGCTCTCCGCCTCGCTCTTTGCGGTCCACCCGGCCCATGCCGAGGCGGTGGCCTGGATTGCCGGACGCAACGACGTCTTCTGCACCTCTTTCCTTCTCGCCTCCCTCCTGCTCTATCTGCGCTTTCATCGCACCGGCCGCCGACTCCTATTCATTCTTTCGATGCTCGCCTTCTTTTTCGCGCTGCTGACCAAAGAAATCGCCGTCGGTTTGATCGTCCTGTTCCCGTTGGTGGAATTCCTCGCGACGGAGAGGGGACAAGCGCTTCCCTGGAAACGCCTCGCCCTCCGCTTCGCGCTTCCGCTGGCTATCCTGGGCGCCTACTTCCGGATGCGCGCGGCCAACCTCGCCGCTCCCTACGGTCCGGGCCAACCCCTGACCGCTTCCGGAGGGAAGGCGGTCGAAATGATCCTTGCCATTTATGGTCTCTACCTGAAGATGCTGATCTTTCCGTTCCCCCATTCCCCTTTCATCGCAACGCTGCCGGACTCCCGGCCGTTTTTAATCGCGTCGGGTCTAATCTTGACCGCGGCCACGGGGGGGTTCCTTCTTGCCGTGATGCGCCGAGATCGAATCATCGGGATCGGCCTGGGGTGGACGGCGCTGTTCTTAATTCCGGCGGCGGCGGTTGCCTTCCAGCCGTTGGCGGCGGTATCGGCGGCCGAACGCTACGTTTATGCCCCCTCGGTGGGTTTCGTAATTGTGGCGGCCTGGTTGATTTTAAAAAGCCTCCGGCTCCTCCGGACGGACTCCATGCGGGTTCAGCGCCAAACGACGATCGGTGCGGCGCTTCTGTTACTGGCCGTAATCGGAACAGGGGGCCGGGAGACCTGGACACGAAACGCCGTCTGGGGAAGCCCGCTCACCTTTTGGGAAGCGGCCGTGGCGGCGTCGCCCCGGGCCGCTCTTCCCTACAGTGAGTTGGGTATTCAATACGCCAGATCGGGCCGGGGCGCCGAGGCGGAAGCGCTATTTAAAAAATCGATTTCCATTCTTGAAAGGACCGTGGGACCGATGCATCCGGACCTTGCAAAAGGTCTCAACAACCTGGCGGAACTGTATCGCAGCGAGAACCGGGAAACGGAAGCCGAACCCATCCATCGGCGGATCCTGGCGATCCGCGAGAGAACGCTTGGACCCGACCACTGGGAGGTGGCGAAGAGTCTGAACAACCTCGCCTTGATCTATCACGCCCAGAAGCAGTATGCCGCGGCGGAGGCCTTCTACCGGCGGGCCATCTCGATCTGGGAGAAAACCCCCTCCCCGGATCCCTCCGATCTGGCCAAGATCCTCAATAACCTGGCGACCCTCTATAGCACCGAGGGTCGGTACTCCGAAGCCGAGCCCCTTTTTCGGCAATCGCTGAGGACCTGGGAGAAGGCCTACGGTGCCGACTATCCCGATTCAGTCATGAGTCTAGAGAACTATGCCGTCCTTCTCCGGCAGACGCATCGGGAAGCCGAGGCCGCGGAACTGGAAGGACGGGCGAACTCGATCAGGCGCAAACAGGTTCAGGGAAATTAA
- a CDS encoding transposase: MTRPLRLEYPGGVYHVTSRGNARQRIYASDADRQAFLGILSSVVNRSHWLCHAYCLMDNHYHLLIETPEANLSRGMRQLNGVYTQWFNRTHHRVGHLFQGRYKAIVVDKESHLLELCRYVVLNPVRVKMTKQAGQWPWSSYRATAGKGETPDYLTVDWVLGQFSEKKREAQERYQAFVSDGMAGQSPWDAMKGQILLGRETFVERHRSRLKEAVKVKEIPRHQRHAARPRLEEIIKGSSRDRSMYQAHVEYGYTLREISDQLDLHYTTVSKIIKNVESKI; this comes from the coding sequence ATGACGAGGCCGCTGCGACTTGAATATCCAGGGGGTGTTTACCACGTAACGAGTCGGGGGAATGCCCGTCAGCGGATTTATGCTTCGGATGCCGATCGGCAGGCCTTTCTTGGAATCCTTTCCTCCGTTGTAAACCGGTCCCATTGGCTTTGCCATGCCTACTGCCTCATGGATAATCACTACCATCTTCTGATCGAGACGCCGGAAGCCAATCTTTCAAGAGGGATGCGCCAACTCAACGGGGTCTATACCCAGTGGTTTAATCGAACCCATCATCGCGTGGGACATCTGTTTCAAGGGCGATATAAAGCGATTGTGGTGGACAAGGAGAGTCATTTACTGGAGCTGTGCCGCTACGTGGTTTTGAATCCGGTTCGGGTAAAGATGACGAAGCAAGCGGGCCAATGGCCGTGGAGCAGTTATCGGGCAACGGCTGGAAAGGGTGAGACACCCGACTATTTAACGGTGGATTGGGTCTTGGGACAATTTTCGGAAAAGAAGCGAGAGGCCCAGGAGCGCTATCAAGCGTTTGTTTCCGATGGAATGGCAGGTCAGTCACCCTGGGATGCAATGAAAGGGCAAATTCTATTAGGGCGGGAAACGTTTGTCGAGCGTCACCGGAGCCGTTTGAAAGAGGCGGTGAAGGTCAAGGAGATCCCGAGGCATCAGCGGCATGCAGCCCGGCCGCGGCTGGAGGAAATCATCAAAGGGAGTTCAAGGGATCGGTCGATGTATCAGGCGCATGTGGAGTACGGTTACACCTTGCGTGAAATTTCGGACCAACTGGATTTGCATTACACGACGGTGAGTAAAATCATTAAAAATGTTGAATCCAAAATCTAA
- a CDS encoding alpha/beta hydrolase, with the protein MSVQNIPIVYSDQGKGDPLIILPSYPFGPGFWTDMAARLGPSLRVIVVEPPGIRAPSSMGGDYSSQHLLYIYRDFIKALGLNTVHVMGEGEGGGLAVALGHHFPEMIGAVVSINGFESVNWSEGFGGMLNLFEKAGSGGFGMLLSSGSMKYREQAPSREAAEKWLVPIQEEDQKKAVHDRFKAFTSDVQESYILAMLPNFNRPFLLIRGDSDQLLPDNEKFAQRTRSQVRKVTVDYQVIPKAGHFAILDQPDKVADLIRAFISKNALSKPAPRPN; encoded by the coding sequence GTGTCGGTACAAAATATCCCGATCGTGTACAGCGATCAAGGCAAGGGCGATCCGCTGATCATCCTGCCTTCCTATCCGTTCGGCCCCGGGTTCTGGACGGATATGGCGGCCCGCCTCGGCCCGTCTTTGCGCGTGATCGTGGTGGAGCCTCCCGGGATCCGGGCCCCATCGTCCATGGGCGGGGATTACTCATCGCAGCATCTGCTTTACATTTACCGGGACTTCATCAAAGCCCTGGGCTTGAACACCGTTCACGTCATGGGCGAGGGCGAGGGGGGCGGGCTTGCGGTGGCCCTGGGGCACCATTTCCCGGAGATGATCGGGGCCGTCGTGAGCATCAATGGGTTTGAGTCGGTCAATTGGTCCGAAGGATTTGGGGGGATGTTGAACCTCTTCGAAAAGGCGGGGAGCGGGGGGTTCGGCATGCTCCTGTCGAGCGGATCGATGAAGTATCGGGAACAGGCGCCGTCCCGAGAGGCCGCGGAGAAATGGCTCGTCCCGATTCAGGAAGAGGACCAGAAAAAGGCGGTTCACGACCGATTTAAGGCCTTTACCTCCGATGTTCAGGAGAGTTATATCCTGGCGATGCTTCCCAATTTCAACCGCCCCTTTCTTCTAATCCGGGGCGATAGCGATCAGTTGCTTCCCGACAACGAAAAGTTTGCCCAGCGGACGCGCAGCCAGGTCCGAAAAGTGACGGTGGATTATCAGGTCATCCCCAAGGCCGGCCACTTTGCCATTCTGGATCAGCCCGACAAGGTGGCCGACCTGATACGAGCCTTTATATCGAAGAACGCCCTTTCGAAGCCCGCACCCCGCCCCAATTAA
- a CDS encoding transposase: MTRPLRLEYPGGVYHVTSRGNARQRIYASDTDRQAFLGILSSVVNRSHWFCHAYCLMDNHYHLLIETPEANLSKGMRQLNGIYTQWFNRTHHRVGHLFQGRYKAIVVDKESHLLELCRYVVLNPVRAKMTKQAGQWPWSSYRATAGKGETPDCLTVDWVLGQFSEKKREARQRYQAFVSDGMASESPWDALKGQILLGRETFVERHRRRLKEAVKIKEIPRRQRHAARPRLEEIIKGSSRDRSMYQAHVEYGYTLREISDQLDLHYTTVSKIIKNVESKIQN, from the coding sequence ATGACGAGGCCGCTGCGACTTGAATATCCAGGGGGTGTGTACCACGTGACCAGTAGGGGCAATGCCCGTCAGCGGATTTATGCTTCGGACACAGATCGTCAGGCCTTTCTTGGAATCCTTTCCTCCGTTGTAAACCGGTCACACTGGTTTTGCCATGCATACTGTCTGATGGATAATCACTACCATCTCCTGATCGAGACGCCGGAAGCCAATCTATCAAAAGGGATGCGCCAGCTCAACGGGATCTATACCCAGTGGTTTAATCGAACCCATCATCGCGTGGGACATCTGTTTCAAGGGAGATATAAAGCGATTGTGGTGGACAAGGAGAGTCATTTACTGGAGCTGTGCCGCTACGTGGTTTTGAATCCGGTTCGAGCGAAGATGACGAAGCAGGCGGGCCAATGGCCGTGGAGCAGCTACCGGGCGACGGCTGGAAAGGGTGAGACACCCGACTGTTTAACAGTGGATTGGGTCTTGGGACAGTTTTCAGAAAAGAAGCGAGAGGCTCGGCAGCGGTATCAAGCGTTCGTTTCCGATGGAATGGCAAGCGAGTCACCCTGGGATGCCCTGAAGGGACAGATTCTATTAGGGCGGGAGACGTTTGTCGAGCGTCATCGGAGGCGTTTGAAAGAGGCGGTGAAGATCAAGGAGATCCCGAGGCGTCAACGGCATGCGGCCCGGCCACGGCTGGAGGAAATCATCAAAGGGAGTTCAAGGGATCGGTCGATGTATCAGGCGCATGTGGAGTACGGTTACACCTTGCGTGAAATTTCGGACCAACTGGATTTGCATTACACGACAGTGAGTAAAATCATTAAAAATGTGGAATCAAAGATCCAAAACTGA
- a CDS encoding c(7)-type cytochrome triheme domain-containing protein, with translation MKKRWLVGGFLLPILVVGLILTFDIPKVSKAEYGDITLNHYAEKAGMPPVVFPHWFHRIRFKCKVCHPAIFEMRQGANDINMIKIIKGDFCGKCHNGRIAWPPIYCDRCHSGKSDITIPKARGFIK, from the coding sequence ATGAAAAAGCGATGGTTGGTCGGTGGTTTCCTTTTACCGATTCTGGTTGTAGGGCTTATCCTCACTTTCGATATTCCGAAGGTTTCAAAAGCCGAGTACGGTGACATTACCCTGAATCATTACGCTGAAAAAGCGGGGATGCCCCCCGTTGTTTTTCCGCACTGGTTCCATCGAATCCGGTTTAAATGCAAAGTTTGCCACCCCGCGATCTTTGAAATGCGTCAGGGAGCAAACGATATCAACATGATTAAGATCATTAAGGGTGATTTCTGCGGCAAATGCCATAACGGTCGCATCGCTTGGCCTCCCATTTACTGCGACCGGTGTCATTCCGGAAAAAGCGATATTACAATCCCAAAGGCCAGAGGGTTTATAAAATAG
- a CDS encoding glycosyltransferase family 9 protein — protein MIRQREILLPLDRLFGRALVRLLGLRPRPSPPSPVPELRRFLILRPGGMGDAILLIPLLRALKERFPAATIEILAERRNAEIFGLVEDLVSVVFRYDRLGEFLRVLARRYDAVIDTEQWYRLSAVAARLIRAPIRCGFATNERSRLFDIPVGYDPGRYEAENFLAGLAALTGEPVHFDPTRPFLTNSTPVSDASGFVLISPGASYPEKQWGLGKFRELTEGLAADGRPVGLIGGTADIPLAGDIVRGLPIRNFVGRTSLQETARLIAAAELVIGGDSVALHLAAAFGTPSIALFGPTAPSQWAPRGKGHRTLHHPPPCSPCSRFGYIPPCPYEVDCLKRISVEEVLATAREILPVGPAKAPGG, from the coding sequence ATGATCCGCCAACGGGAAATCCTCTTGCCCCTCGATCGTCTCTTCGGCCGGGCCCTTGTCCGTTTGCTGGGTCTGCGGCCGCGTCCTTCGCCGCCGAGCCCCGTTCCGGAACTCCGGAGGTTTCTGATCCTTCGGCCCGGGGGAATGGGCGATGCGATCTTGCTCATTCCACTGCTGCGCGCCCTCAAAGAGCGCTTCCCGGCGGCGACCATCGAGATCCTGGCCGAACGGCGCAACGCGGAGATCTTCGGGCTGGTCGAGGATCTCGTTTCGGTCGTTTTCCGTTATGACCGCCTCGGGGAGTTCCTCCGCGTGCTGGCGCGGCGATACGATGCGGTGATCGACACCGAACAATGGTACCGTCTCTCGGCCGTGGCGGCCCGGCTGATCCGGGCTCCGATACGCTGCGGGTTTGCGACCAACGAACGCTCACGGTTGTTCGACATCCCGGTCGGCTATGATCCGGGACGTTACGAGGCCGAAAATTTTCTCGCCGGGCTGGCCGCCCTTACCGGGGAACCCGTTCATTTTGATCCGACCCGGCCTTTCCTGACGAACTCGACCCCGGTCTCCGACGCTTCGGGATTCGTCTTGATCTCCCCGGGGGCCAGTTATCCCGAAAAACAATGGGGACTCGGAAAATTCCGGGAACTGACCGAAGGGCTCGCGGCCGACGGTCGCCCGGTCGGGCTGATCGGGGGAACGGCCGATATCCCCCTCGCCGGGGATATCGTGAGAGGGCTGCCGATCCGCAATTTTGTGGGACGGACTTCGCTTCAGGAGACGGCCCGCTTGATCGCGGCGGCCGAATTGGTGATCGGCGGGGACAGCGTGGCCTTGCACCTGGCCGCGGCCTTCGGGACACCCTCCATCGCGTTGTTCGGGCCGACGGCGCCGTCCCAGTGGGCGCCGCGCGGGAAAGGACATCGGACCCTCCACCATCCCCCGCCGTGCAGTCCCTGTTCCCGATTCGGTTACATCCCTCCCTGCCCGTACGAGGTCGACTGCTTGAAGCGGATTTCGGTCGAAGAGGTGCTCGCGACGGCCCGCGAAATCCTGCCCGTTGGCCCGGCGAAGGCTCCGGGCGGCTGA
- a CDS encoding c(7)-type cytochrome triheme domain-containing protein, whose amino-acid sequence MKLQRLLKPVVLFFLGTAALYVLIASFGISIPRSNAAEPAEKPSAPPPAAKKLPCDPIYISGITGECTGTGDPTSFAGDAEKAGLAEHPLALELSDLPKDRYGLIDWATSIKEGKVKPRDSLDPNDKPMPPFDLDIAIFTKSQFVDDVIFPHFVHTLWLTCTNCHPAIFPMNAKEANKMQTMPKIAAGEFCGRCHNRIAFPLSDCQRCHVKPKDTPPVDPMLEKFRAGENPFRQASP is encoded by the coding sequence ATGAAGCTCCAACGTCTCCTGAAACCCGTCGTGTTGTTTTTCCTGGGCACGGCCGCCCTGTACGTCCTTATCGCCTCGTTCGGGATTAGCATACCCCGTTCGAATGCGGCCGAACCCGCCGAGAAGCCTTCCGCGCCCCCGCCCGCAGCCAAAAAGCTTCCCTGCGATCCTATTTACATCAGCGGCATAACGGGTGAATGCACCGGCACCGGCGACCCGACGAGCTTCGCGGGAGACGCTGAAAAAGCGGGATTGGCCGAACACCCGCTCGCCCTGGAACTTTCGGACCTTCCGAAGGACCGCTACGGACTGATCGACTGGGCCACCTCGATTAAAGAAGGCAAGGTTAAACCCCGGGATTCTTTGGATCCCAATGACAAGCCCATGCCTCCCTTTGACCTGGATATCGCGATCTTCACGAAAAGTCAATTCGTGGACGATGTCATTTTCCCGCATTTCGTCCATACGCTCTGGTTGACCTGCACCAACTGTCATCCGGCCATCTTTCCGATGAATGCGAAAGAGGCCAACAAGATGCAGACGATGCCCAAGATTGCCGCGGGAGAATTCTGCGGGCGCTGTCACAATCGGATCGCTTTTCCTTTGAGCGATTGCCAGCGGTGTCATGTCAAACCCAAAGACACCCCGCCGGTGGATCCGATGCTCGAAAAGTTTCGCGCGGGCGAGAACCCGTTTCGGCAGGCTTCGCCCTAG
- a CDS encoding tetratricopeptide repeat protein, which produces MEKVSGMNFHRWSWLIPLLLALAFNLNVLQNGFGWDDEWIIPHLKSPDDWMDLFLPDKPPPHSPKSAYLHFRPLTTISYLLDHEFWGDRPFGFHLSVWLAHILNSALVFFLARDLSNRSAPMDAYIPPLAASLFAVHPVHAEAVAWIAGRNDVFCTSFLLASLLLYLRFHRTERRVLLHLSMLAFFGALLIKEIAVGLIVLFPLVEFLETDRGQPVHWRRLALRSALPLAILVAYFWMRSATLQFLPGGSSSSETLSISVLPDIVRAYGFYLDRMLVPYPHKPFITGLPASDLFWLWSAFTLALLMAGLLLAVVRRQALLGMGLGWTVIFILPAAGVSAFHLAATPGAERYVYAPSAGFLVVSAWLLLKGSEKLALPSIKNLHRLPLAPSHLLVIAFTTCIVGLWGWQSWHRNTVWRSPLTFWEAAVSAAPEAGFPHRLLGIQYVSAGRYSEAEEQFRQAIANFQKTLGPRHLAVADSLFSLANVYNDQGKYGEAEPLYLRVITTWKQVLGPDHPDVATALQNLALLYQAQGRYAEAEPLYRKALGISERALKPNDPRLGVLLEDYARLLRSMRRDDEALGLESRAREILAHQPPD; this is translated from the coding sequence ATGGAGAAAGTGTCCGGAATGAATTTCCATCGGTGGTCCTGGTTGATCCCCCTCCTGCTGGCCCTGGCGTTCAACCTCAACGTCCTTCAGAATGGCTTCGGTTGGGATGATGAATGGATTATCCCCCACCTGAAATCACCCGATGACTGGATGGATCTTTTTCTGCCGGACAAACCTCCCCCTCATTCCCCGAAATCGGCCTATTTGCATTTTCGTCCCCTGACCACGATTTCATATCTTCTGGACCATGAATTCTGGGGCGACCGGCCTTTTGGTTTTCATCTCTCGGTCTGGTTGGCCCACATTCTAAACTCGGCCCTCGTATTCTTTCTCGCGAGAGACCTGTCGAACAGGTCCGCGCCGATGGATGCCTATATCCCCCCGCTGGCCGCCTCCCTGTTCGCGGTCCACCCCGTCCACGCCGAGGCGGTCGCCTGGATCGCCGGCCGCAACGACGTGTTTTGCACCTCTTTTCTTCTCGCCTCCCTCCTCCTCTATCTGCGCTTTCATCGCACAGAACGCCGAGTCCTCCTCCATCTTTCGATGCTCGCTTTCTTCGGCGCCCTCCTCATTAAAGAGATCGCGGTGGGCTTGATCGTCCTGTTCCCGTTGGTCGAATTCCTTGAGACGGACCGGGGCCAACCGGTTCATTGGAGACGGCTCGCCCTTCGCTCCGCGCTTCCGCTGGCGATCCTGGTCGCCTACTTCTGGATGCGAAGCGCCACGTTGCAGTTTTTGCCCGGAGGTTCGTCGTCTTCCGAGACCCTTTCTATTTCCGTCCTTCCGGACATCGTCCGGGCCTATGGATTCTACCTTGACCGGATGCTGGTTCCCTATCCTCACAAGCCCTTCATCACCGGGTTGCCCGCATCCGATCTTTTTTGGCTCTGGTCCGCCTTCACCCTGGCTCTGTTAATGGCGGGTCTCCTCCTGGCCGTGGTTCGTCGCCAAGCCCTTTTAGGGATGGGACTGGGCTGGACGGTTATTTTTATCTTGCCGGCGGCCGGCGTGAGCGCTTTCCATCTGGCCGCTACTCCGGGGGCCGAACGCTACGTCTACGCTCCCTCGGCCGGATTTTTGGTCGTGAGCGCATGGTTGCTCCTGAAGGGGTCAGAAAAACTCGCTCTCCCGTCCATAAAAAATTTGCACCGGCTTCCTCTCGCTCCGAGTCACCTCCTGGTGATCGCATTTACGACCTGTATTGTTGGTCTGTGGGGCTGGCAAAGCTGGCACCGCAATACGGTATGGCGGAGTCCCTTGACCTTTTGGGAAGCGGCGGTGTCGGCCGCACCCGAAGCCGGGTTCCCTCACCGATTGCTCGGAATCCAATATGTCTCAGCGGGGCGGTATTCCGAGGCGGAGGAGCAATTTCGGCAGGCGATTGCCAACTTTCAGAAGACACTCGGACCCCGGCACCTTGCCGTCGCGGACAGCCTGTTCAGCCTCGCCAATGTCTACAATGATCAGGGAAAATATGGTGAAGCCGAGCCCCTTTATCTCCGGGTGATCACAACCTGGAAGCAAGTGCTGGGACCGGATCATCCCGATGTGGCCACCGCCTTGCAAAATCTGGCGCTGCTCTATCAGGCGCAGGGCCGGTACGCCGAGGCCGAGCCCCTTTATCGGAAGGCGCTGGGGATTTCGGAAAGAGCCTTAAAGCCGAACGACCCAAGGCTGGGAGTGTTGTTGGAAGACTACGCTCGTTTACTCCGGTCGATGCGGCGTGACGATGAGGCCCTTGGACTGGAGTCGCGGGCCCGGGAAATCCTCGCCCATCAACCCCCCGATTGA